The following proteins are co-located in the Castor canadensis chromosome 5, mCasCan1.hap1v2, whole genome shotgun sequence genome:
- the Pttg1ip gene encoding pituitary tumor-transforming gene 1 protein-interacting protein, whose translation MAPGGTRGPTPCWALLLGGAALLLLFIMDTAAQEPSGVGCSENTNRSCEECLKNVSCLWCNTNNACLDYPVRKILPPGSLCKLSSARWGVCWVNFEALIIAMSVLGGAVLLGIAVCCCCCCCRTKRGRKPDKSDERAMREQEERRIRQEERRAEMKSRHDEIRKKYGLFKEQNPYAKF comes from the exons ATGGCGCCGGGTGGGACCCGCGGGCCGACGCCGTGCTGGGCTCTGCTCCTCGGCGGCGCCGCGTTGCTCCTGCTGTTCATTATGGACACCGCTGCCCAGGAGCCTTCCGGAGTGG GTTGTTCTGAGAACACAAATAGATCCTGTGAAGAGTGCCTGAAGAACGTCTCC TGTCTGTGGTGCAACACTAACAATGCATGTTTGGACTACCCAGTCAGAAAAATCTTGCCACCAGGGTCTCTTTGTAAGTTGAGTTCTGCACGCTGGGGCGTTTGCTGGG TGAACTTTGAGGCCCTGATTATTGCCATGTCGGTGCTGGGGGGCGCCGTCCTCCTGGGTATTGcagtctgctgctgctgctgctgctgcaggacCAAGAGGGGCCGGAAACCAGACAAGAGCGACGAGCGGGCCATGAGAGAGCAAGAGGAGAGGAGGATCCGACAGGAGGAGAG gaGAGCAGAGATGAAATCAAGACAtgatgaaatcagaaaaaaatatg